In a genomic window of [Empedobacter] haloabium:
- a CDS encoding family 1 glycosylhydrolase — MDQNGHKTRISDLDRFAALGIKAIRYPVLWELTAPDGVDKADWSWADERLPALRDLGVAPIVGLVHHGSGPRHTSLVDPEFAPQLAEYAGAVAQRFPWVEYYTPVNEPCTTARFAGLYGVWYPHGKSDLVFLQALINQCKGVVLSMRAIRAVNPNAKLVQTDDLGKTYSTPELSDWADFYNERRWLAWDLLCGRVDEDHTLWPYILKSGIAAEDVLWFRDNPCPPDIVGLNYYITSERWLDHRGERYPARYVGEHGFADIETARALATPTPGIGPLMEEVWERYGLPMAVTEAHIDANREDQLRWLHEVWNAAHDVRKKGGDVRAVTVWSLLGSYDWNCLVTECRGYYENGAYDLRSPQPRPTALARLMQELSTGRTPSNPVLQGLGWWRRPGRFLCPPVATSATVAALPAERHTAQRPVQPILISGATGTLGSAFARICEERNLAFRVLTRQEMDIADPASVEAAIERYKPWAIVNAGGYVRVHDAEQDSTGCMRANAHGPVVLAIACARHQVHLLTFSSDLVFDGGKGGPYVESDPVAPLNVYGQSKAEAERRVLAVNPDVLMVRTSAFFGPWDQHNFVTLALQALSAGRPFAAADDLVVSPTYVPDLVQTCLDLLIDRESGIWHLSNGEALSWAELARRVCALAGVDSAGLDARPSAALDYPAAQPRFSALASERGNLMPTLDDALQRYLQAVAEVREEGDTHVGAAQAAHYGGV; from the coding sequence ATGGACCAGAACGGACACAAGACCCGGATCAGCGACCTGGACCGCTTTGCGGCACTGGGCATCAAGGCGATCCGCTACCCGGTCCTGTGGGAGCTGACGGCGCCGGACGGCGTCGACAAGGCCGACTGGTCCTGGGCCGACGAACGGCTGCCGGCCCTGCGCGACCTGGGTGTCGCGCCCATCGTGGGCCTGGTGCACCATGGCAGCGGCCCCCGCCACACCAGCCTCGTCGACCCCGAGTTCGCCCCGCAACTGGCCGAATACGCAGGCGCCGTGGCGCAGCGCTTTCCGTGGGTGGAGTACTACACGCCCGTCAACGAACCTTGCACGACGGCCCGCTTCGCCGGCCTGTACGGCGTCTGGTACCCGCACGGCAAGAGCGACCTGGTCTTCCTGCAGGCGCTGATCAACCAGTGCAAGGGCGTGGTGCTGTCGATGCGGGCGATCCGCGCCGTCAACCCGAACGCCAAGCTGGTGCAGACCGATGACCTGGGCAAGACCTACAGCACGCCGGAACTGTCCGACTGGGCCGATTTCTACAACGAGCGGCGCTGGCTGGCGTGGGACCTGTTGTGCGGCCGCGTGGACGAAGACCACACGCTGTGGCCATACATCCTGAAGAGCGGCATCGCCGCCGAGGACGTGCTGTGGTTCCGCGACAATCCCTGCCCGCCGGACATCGTGGGCCTGAACTACTACATCACCAGCGAGCGCTGGCTGGACCACCGCGGCGAGCGTTATCCGGCCCGCTACGTGGGCGAGCACGGCTTCGCGGACATCGAGACGGCGCGCGCGCTGGCCACGCCGACCCCGGGCATCGGCCCGCTGATGGAGGAAGTATGGGAGCGCTACGGCCTGCCGATGGCCGTGACGGAAGCCCATATCGACGCCAACCGGGAAGACCAGTTGCGCTGGCTGCACGAAGTGTGGAACGCGGCGCACGACGTGCGCAAAAAAGGCGGCGACGTGCGCGCGGTGACCGTCTGGTCGCTGCTCGGCTCGTACGACTGGAACTGCCTCGTCACCGAGTGCCGCGGCTATTACGAGAACGGTGCCTACGACCTGCGCTCGCCGCAACCGCGGCCGACGGCGCTGGCGCGCCTGATGCAGGAACTGTCGACGGGCCGCACGCCGTCGAACCCGGTGCTGCAGGGATTGGGCTGGTGGCGCCGGCCGGGCCGCTTCCTGTGCCCGCCGGTGGCGACCAGCGCCACGGTGGCCGCCCTTCCCGCCGAACGCCACACGGCGCAGCGTCCCGTGCAGCCGATCCTGATCAGCGGTGCCACCGGCACCCTGGGCAGCGCGTTCGCCCGCATCTGCGAGGAACGCAACCTGGCCTTCCGCGTGCTGACGCGCCAGGAGATGGACATCGCCGACCCGGCCTCCGTCGAGGCGGCCATCGAGCGCTACAAGCCCTGGGCCATCGTCAACGCGGGCGGCTACGTGCGCGTGCACGACGCGGAACAGGACAGCACCGGTTGCATGCGCGCCAACGCGCACGGTCCCGTCGTGCTGGCGATCGCCTGCGCGCGCCACCAGGTTCACCTGCTGACGTTCTCCAGCGATCTGGTGTTCGATGGCGGCAAGGGCGGCCCGTACGTGGAAAGCGATCCGGTCGCGCCGCTGAACGTCTATGGCCAGAGCAAGGCCGAGGCGGAACGCCGCGTGCTGGCGGTCAATCCGGACGTGCTGATGGTGCGCACCAGCGCCTTCTTCGGCCCGTGGGACCAGCACAACTTCGTCACGCTGGCGCTGCAGGCGCTGAGTGCCGGCCGCCCATTCGCGGCCGCCGACGACCTGGTGGTCTCGCCGACCTACGTGCCGGACCTGGTGCAAACCTGCCTGGACCTGCTGATCGACCGCGAAAGCGGCATCTGGCACCTCAGTAACGGCGAAGCGCTCAGCTGGGCCGAGCTGGCGCGCCGCGTGTGCGCGCTGGCTGGCGTGGACAGCGCCGGCCTGGACGCGCGGCCATCGGCGGCACTGGACTATCCGGCCGCACAACCGCGCTTCTCGGCGCTGGCCAGCGAACGGGGCAACCTGATGCCGACGCTGGATGACGCCTTGCAGCGCTACCTGCAGGCGGTGGCCGAAGTGCGCGAGGAAGGCGATACGCACGTGGGAGCGGCGCAGGCCGCGCATTACGGCGGGGTTTGA
- a CDS encoding EAL domain-containing protein, with the protein MAFNDMAHWRTQIFSQLLSIVTVLGIVAAVPSVALALHEGLMAIVLTDIAALAWLLGVWRARCLSYTARVVNLLAILYFVGVGLMVTVGPVSQVYLLAPPVLGAVLLGLWPALFALGLGAATVLALGLTGHARLYVTGMPEHALAPSLVVTLNFLCVGLLLTISSSALLQRLARSLKDLRSHAESLQHNRDRLAAVNAELRLTSAAVARLNEMVMIAEAVPGTAAEQPITFVNDAFLRRTGYTREELMGQSMRIMHGPLTDALEVQRVVEAMRRVESVTAELMNYTKSGEPYLVEMEMVPFADEGGTNTHWVVVGRDITERKRAADAIHNLAFYDVLTGLPNRRLLMDRLEHMLASAQRDQRCGAVIFIDLDHFKYINDARGHATGDSMLRKAAQRLTQLVRSDDTVARLGGDEFVVLLQNLGRDPDAATHAALAMAERIRDAIRKSFEIDGQSYTSSASIGVAVLPRGGQTVQDLLREADIAMYRAKAEGRNGVALFESTMRAEVERRLTMERDLSMALENGELQMHLQLQVSQDTTPVGAELLMRWRRADGTHVPPDIFIPVAEATGLIVPLGRWALRQACLAWLRLDAEGSALPLSVNVSPSQFRQADFVADVRTILEETGAPATQLIFEVTEGLLIENLDDTIERMHELAQLGIRFSIDDFGTGYSNLAYLKRMPLYELKIDRSFIHDMPGDANGTAIVQSIMAMAGHLGLRVVAEGVETHEQAAFLAEHGSPGMQGYLFARPMPLPDMIALLGTSADT; encoded by the coding sequence GTGGCATTCAACGATATGGCGCACTGGCGCACCCAGATCTTCTCCCAACTGCTGTCGATCGTGACGGTACTGGGTATCGTCGCGGCCGTGCCCAGCGTGGCGCTGGCGCTGCACGAAGGGCTGATGGCCATCGTCCTGACCGATATCGCGGCGCTGGCCTGGCTGCTGGGCGTCTGGCGCGCGCGCTGCCTGTCGTACACGGCCCGCGTCGTCAACCTGCTGGCGATCCTGTATTTTGTCGGCGTCGGCCTGATGGTGACGGTCGGGCCGGTCAGTCAGGTCTACCTGCTGGCCCCGCCCGTGCTGGGCGCCGTGCTGCTGGGACTATGGCCCGCCCTGTTCGCGCTGGGCCTTGGTGCGGCCACCGTGCTGGCGCTCGGGCTGACGGGCCATGCGCGGCTGTACGTGACGGGCATGCCGGAACATGCGCTGGCGCCATCGCTGGTGGTCACGTTGAACTTCCTGTGCGTGGGCCTGCTGCTGACGATCTCGTCGAGCGCGCTGCTGCAGCGGCTGGCACGCTCGCTGAAGGACCTGCGCAGTCACGCCGAATCGCTGCAGCACAACCGCGACCGGCTGGCGGCCGTCAACGCCGAACTGCGCCTGACATCGGCCGCCGTGGCGCGCCTGAACGAAATGGTCATGATCGCCGAGGCGGTACCCGGTACGGCGGCCGAGCAGCCGATCACCTTCGTCAACGACGCCTTCCTGCGCCGCACCGGCTATACCCGCGAGGAGCTGATGGGCCAGAGCATGCGCATCATGCACGGGCCACTGACGGACGCACTGGAAGTGCAGCGCGTCGTCGAGGCTATGCGCCGGGTGGAATCCGTGACGGCGGAGCTGATGAACTATACGAAGTCGGGCGAGCCTTACCTCGTCGAGATGGAGATGGTGCCGTTCGCCGACGAAGGCGGTACCAATACGCACTGGGTCGTGGTGGGGCGCGACATCACGGAGCGCAAGCGCGCCGCCGATGCGATCCACAACCTGGCCTTCTACGACGTGCTGACCGGCCTGCCGAACCGCCGCCTGTTGATGGACCGCCTGGAACACATGCTGGCCAGCGCCCAGCGCGATCAGCGCTGCGGCGCCGTCATCTTCATCGACCTCGATCACTTCAAGTACATCAACGACGCCCGTGGCCACGCCACCGGCGACTCGATGCTGCGCAAGGCGGCCCAGCGCCTGACGCAGCTGGTGCGCTCGGACGACACCGTGGCGCGCCTGGGCGGCGACGAATTCGTCGTGCTGCTGCAGAACCTGGGCCGCGACCCCGATGCCGCCACCCACGCGGCGCTGGCGATGGCCGAACGCATCCGCGACGCGATCCGCAAGAGCTTCGAGATCGATGGCCAATCGTATACCTCGTCGGCCAGCATCGGCGTGGCCGTGCTGCCGCGCGGCGGCCAGACGGTGCAGGACCTGCTGCGCGAGGCCGACATCGCGATGTACCGCGCCAAGGCCGAGGGCCGCAATGGCGTGGCGCTGTTCGAATCGACCATGCGCGCCGAAGTGGAACGGCGCCTGACGATGGAGCGCGACCTGTCGATGGCGCTGGAGAACGGCGAACTGCAGATGCACCTGCAGCTGCAGGTCAGCCAGGACACCACGCCGGTCGGCGCCGAGCTGCTGATGCGCTGGCGCCGCGCCGACGGCACGCACGTGCCGCCGGACATCTTCATTCCGGTGGCCGAAGCGACAGGGCTGATCGTGCCGCTGGGTCGCTGGGCGCTGCGCCAGGCCTGCCTGGCCTGGCTGCGGCTGGACGCCGAGGGATCGGCGCTGCCGCTGTCCGTCAATGTCAGCCCGTCGCAGTTCCGCCAGGCCGACTTCGTGGCCGACGTGCGCACGATCCTGGAAGAGACGGGCGCGCCCGCCACGCAGCTGATCTTCGAGGTGACGGAAGGCCTCCTGATCGAGAACCTGGACGACACCATCGAGCGCATGCACGAACTGGCGCAGCTGGGCATCCGCTTCTCGATCGACGACTTCGGCACCGGCTACTCCAACCTCGCCTACCTGAAACGCATGCCGCTGTACGAGCTGAAGATCGACCGCAGCTTCATCCACGACATGCCCGGCGACGCCAACGGCACCGCGATCGTGCAGTCGATCATGGCGATGGCGGGCCACCTGGGCCTGCGCGTGGTCGCCGAAGGCGTCGAGACACACGAGCAGGCCGCCTTCCTGGCCGAGCACGGCAGCCCCGGCATGCAGGGCTACCTGTTTGCCCGGCCGATGCCGCTGCCGGACATGATTGCCTTGCTGGGCACCTCTGCCGATACCTAG
- a CDS encoding mechanosensitive ion channel family protein, translating into MRLVFMGNSIEEWGTAVAVAFATAVLMYTARYLLIHRLAQVAERSETRVDDWFLRLLRATYTIFILILALYLGSLMLEFPRKYELWLWRVAVSAMLIQAAIWADTAVRAWRSRYRQAAMGTESVASAASTAIIDFLLRLVVWVVFMLMILDNLGFNITTLVASLGIGGIAVALAVQNILGDLLASLSIVLDKPFVVGDFIIVGEHLGTVEYIGLKTTRLRGLGGDQVIFSNGDILKARILNQTRMFTRRAAFILRVHYATDPARLEAIPPMIKAIIEAHEQTASFERAHLRDLAEWSLNFEVVYWIKSPDYFIFMDTQQSILLAVLRGLKERGIEVAYPARMIVRDPFDCIEGASPLHSPASNKREGT; encoded by the coding sequence ATGCGGCTGGTTTTCATGGGCAACTCGATCGAGGAGTGGGGCACCGCGGTGGCGGTGGCGTTTGCGACCGCCGTGCTGATGTACACCGCGCGCTACCTCCTGATCCACCGGCTGGCCCAGGTTGCCGAGCGCAGCGAGACGCGGGTGGACGACTGGTTCCTGCGCCTGCTGCGTGCGACCTACACGATCTTCATCCTGATCCTGGCGCTGTACCTGGGCTCGCTGATGCTGGAGTTTCCGCGCAAGTACGAGCTGTGGCTGTGGCGGGTAGCCGTCTCGGCCATGCTGATCCAGGCCGCGATCTGGGCCGATACCGCCGTGCGCGCCTGGCGCAGCCGCTACCGCCAGGCCGCCATGGGCACGGAAAGCGTGGCCAGCGCGGCCTCCACCGCGATCATCGACTTCCTGCTGCGCCTGGTGGTCTGGGTCGTGTTCATGTTGATGATCCTGGACAACCTGGGTTTCAACATCACGACCCTGGTGGCCAGCCTGGGGATCGGCGGTATCGCGGTGGCGCTGGCGGTGCAGAACATCCTGGGCGATCTGCTGGCATCGCTGTCGATCGTGCTGGACAAGCCGTTCGTCGTGGGTGACTTCATCATCGTCGGCGAGCATCTGGGCACCGTCGAATACATCGGCCTGAAGACGACGCGGCTGCGCGGCCTGGGCGGCGACCAGGTGATCTTCTCCAACGGCGACATCCTGAAGGCGCGCATCCTGAACCAGACGCGCATGTTCACGCGCCGCGCCGCCTTCATCCTGCGCGTGCACTACGCCACCGATCCGGCCAGGCTGGAAGCCATTCCGCCGATGATCAAGGCGATCATCGAGGCGCACGAGCAGACCGCTTCGTTCGAACGCGCCCACCTGCGCGACCTGGCCGAGTGGTCGTTGAATTTCGAGGTGGTCTACTGGATCAAGAGCCCGGACTATTTCATCTTCATGGACACGCAGCAGTCGATCCTGCTGGCCGTGCTGCGCGGCCTGAAGGAGCGCGGCATCGAGGTCGCGTATCCGGCCCGGATGATCGTGCGCGATCCCTTCGATTGCATCGAAGGGGCCTCTCCACTACACTCACCCGCTTCCAACAAGCGGGAGGGGACATGA
- a CDS encoding PAS domain S-box protein, with amino-acid sequence MNNETVKPPASSGYEQRFELLVSSITDYAIYMLDPEGHVSSWNAGAQRFKGYAPQDVIGSHFSRFYTDEDRAAGLPELALRTAREEGRFEGEGWRVRKDGTRFWASIVIDPIRTPDGTLVGFAKITRDTTERMTAQEALRESEQRFRLLVQGVTDYALFMLSPQGLITNWNAGAQRIKGYSEAEVVGTHFSRFFTEEDRAAGLPELALETARSTGRHESEGWRVRRDGSHFFAHAVLDAIRDEQGMLIGFAKITRDISEQRKAAESLEQTRNALFQAQKMEAIGQLTGGIAHDFNNLLAVLSSGIDILHAQQPGSTANRVLDSMRRAVERGALLTQQLLSFARQQPLAAATHQLNTLVGAFEPVLRRAGGPQVSFLFDLAPRLASVSVDEARFEATLLNLVVNARDAMPDGGTLTLETRNVVLAASQVGGLPAGRYVCVTVRDTGTGMAPEVVARAFEPFFTTKPVGKGTGLGLSQVYGFIAQSGGDVVIETAVGKGTSISLYLPAVEEAGPVDAGLPAVRSERVLIAEDDKLVMAVACELFETMGYEVLTAPDGVAALRVLERDDDIDVLFTDLMMPNGMTGLELARAARARHPAMKIIIASGYPQAALQHEEPGSAEFSFVGKPYRLADLARHLRATS; translated from the coding sequence ATGAATAACGAGACCGTCAAGCCCCCCGCAAGCAGCGGCTATGAGCAGCGCTTCGAGCTGCTCGTGTCCAGCATCACGGATTACGCCATCTACATGCTGGATCCGGAAGGCCATGTCAGCAGCTGGAACGCCGGCGCGCAGCGCTTCAAGGGCTATGCGCCGCAGGACGTCATCGGCAGCCATTTCTCGCGCTTTTATACGGATGAGGACCGGGCCGCCGGCCTGCCCGAGCTGGCGCTGCGCACGGCGCGCGAGGAGGGCCGCTTCGAAGGCGAGGGCTGGCGCGTGCGCAAGGACGGCACCCGCTTCTGGGCCAGCATCGTCATCGATCCGATCCGCACGCCGGACGGCACGCTGGTCGGCTTCGCCAAGATCACGCGTGACACGACCGAACGCATGACGGCGCAGGAAGCGCTGCGCGAGAGCGAGCAGCGCTTCCGCCTGCTGGTGCAGGGCGTTACCGACTACGCGCTGTTCATGCTGTCGCCGCAGGGCCTGATCACCAACTGGAATGCCGGTGCCCAGCGTATCAAGGGCTATAGCGAAGCCGAGGTGGTGGGCACGCATTTCAGCCGCTTCTTCACCGAGGAGGACCGCGCGGCCGGCCTGCCCGAGCTGGCGCTGGAGACGGCCCGCAGCACGGGCCGCCACGAGAGCGAAGGCTGGCGGGTGCGGCGCGACGGCAGCCACTTCTTTGCCCACGCGGTGCTCGATGCGATCCGCGACGAACAGGGCATGCTGATCGGCTTCGCCAAGATCACGCGCGACATCTCCGAACAGCGCAAGGCTGCCGAATCGCTCGAGCAGACCCGCAATGCGCTGTTCCAGGCGCAGAAGATGGAAGCGATCGGCCAGCTGACGGGCGGCATCGCGCACGACTTCAACAACCTGCTGGCGGTGCTGTCCAGCGGGATCGATATCCTGCATGCGCAGCAGCCGGGCAGCACGGCCAACCGGGTGCTGGACAGCATGCGCCGCGCCGTCGAACGAGGCGCGCTGCTGACGCAGCAGCTGCTGTCGTTCGCGCGCCAGCAACCGCTGGCGGCCGCCACCCACCAGCTGAACACCCTGGTGGGCGCGTTCGAGCCGGTGTTGCGCCGCGCCGGCGGCCCGCAGGTTTCCTTTCTGTTCGACCTGGCACCGCGCCTGGCCAGCGTTTCCGTCGACGAGGCCCGCTTCGAGGCAACCCTGCTGAACCTCGTCGTCAACGCGCGCGACGCGATGCCGGACGGCGGCACGCTGACGCTGGAAACCCGCAACGTGGTGCTGGCCGCCAGCCAGGTGGGCGGGCTGCCGGCCGGTCGCTATGTGTGCGTCACCGTGCGCGATACCGGCACCGGCATGGCGCCGGAGGTGGTGGCGCGCGCGTTCGAGCCGTTCTTCACGACCAAGCCGGTCGGCAAGGGCACGGGCCTGGGCCTGAGCCAGGTGTACGGCTTCATCGCGCAGTCGGGCGGGGACGTCGTCATCGAGACGGCGGTGGGCAAGGGCACGTCGATCAGCCTGTACCTGCCGGCCGTCGAGGAAGCGGGGCCGGTCGATGCCGGGCTGCCGGCCGTGCGCAGCGAACGCGTATTGATCGCCGAAGACGACAAGCTGGTCATGGCGGTAGCCTGCGAGCTGTTCGAGACCATGGGGTACGAAGTGCTGACGGCGCCGGACGGCGTGGCGGCGCTGCGCGTGCTGGAGCGCGACGACGATATCGACGTGCTGTTCACGGACCTGATGATGCCGAACGGGATGACAGGCCTGGAACTGGCGCGCGCCGCGCGGGCACGCCACCCGGCCATGAAGATCATCATCGCATCCGGCTACCCACAGGCGGCGCTGCAGCACGAGGAGCCGGGCAGTGCGGAGTTCTCGTTCGTCGGTAAGCCTTACCGGCTGGCCGACCTGGCGCGGCATTTGCGGGCCACCAGCTGA
- a CDS encoding DUF4785 family protein, whose translation MTMQLKLLAALCCTTLAAHAELLPQRAGDLTPAALRAAPASGTLAAKMPSVTREPVSFSWASRAAVAAPQPFVAQSREAYFTVTGAELEQGVALPTTAPRAIVRLQPVGEASIRENEAIHPSALILIDAAGRERNAGDGMETLVSADRLAKADLPFASGTSAFRLGADVGSGPVRMRAQGLNPGQRYLVNVVEPDSPLALTMQTTSAAYLQGQQLTVLAQLQYLADKVAPGRIDARLVAPTGRSYPLEFKRGADGRMAAVVAPAAADAAEPGLWEVQANVEATVKGQRALRSTRFAVPVALPTARLTRSADLAGENGALTVKLGVEAASAGRYEVRGVLYGTVQGSLQPLAVGNAAQWVEPGQATIGLPFDAALLAGSTGPYELRDLQLLDQGRLAVLQRQQLALTMAESDVAKLVPQRSAVALPSSARVKKDVDAGAGTGDVQ comes from the coding sequence ATGACCATGCAACTGAAACTGCTGGCAGCCCTGTGCTGCACCACCCTGGCCGCCCACGCCGAACTGCTGCCGCAACGCGCCGGCGACCTGACCCCGGCCGCGCTGCGTGCCGCCCCCGCGAGCGGCACGCTGGCCGCCAAGATGCCGTCGGTGACGCGCGAACCCGTGTCGTTCAGCTGGGCCTCGCGCGCCGCCGTCGCCGCGCCGCAGCCGTTCGTCGCGCAAAGCCGCGAAGCCTACTTCACGGTGACGGGCGCCGAGCTGGAACAAGGCGTCGCGCTGCCGACCACCGCGCCGCGCGCCATCGTGCGCCTGCAACCGGTGGGCGAAGCGTCGATCCGCGAGAACGAGGCGATCCATCCTTCCGCGCTGATCCTGATCGACGCGGCCGGGCGTGAGCGCAATGCCGGCGACGGCATGGAGACGCTGGTCTCGGCCGACCGCCTGGCCAAGGCCGACTTGCCGTTCGCCTCCGGCACCTCGGCGTTCCGCCTTGGCGCCGACGTCGGCAGCGGCCCGGTGCGCATGCGGGCGCAGGGCCTGAACCCGGGCCAGCGCTACCTCGTCAACGTGGTGGAGCCGGACAGCCCGCTGGCGCTGACGATGCAGACCACGTCCGCCGCCTACCTGCAGGGCCAGCAGCTGACCGTGCTGGCGCAGCTGCAGTACCTGGCCGACAAGGTCGCCCCTGGCCGCATCGACGCCAGGCTGGTGGCGCCGACGGGCCGCAGCTATCCGCTGGAATTCAAACGCGGTGCCGACGGCCGCATGGCCGCCGTCGTCGCCCCGGCTGCCGCGGATGCCGCCGAACCGGGCCTGTGGGAAGTGCAGGCGAACGTGGAAGCCACGGTCAAAGGCCAGCGTGCCCTGCGCTCGACCCGCTTCGCCGTGCCGGTGGCGCTGCCGACGGCCAGGCTGACGCGCAGCGCCGACCTGGCCGGCGAGAACGGTGCCCTGACGGTCAAGTTGGGCGTGGAGGCCGCGAGCGCGGGCCGCTATGAGGTGCGTGGCGTGTTGTACGGCACCGTGCAGGGCAGCCTGCAACCGCTCGCCGTGGGCAACGCGGCGCAGTGGGTCGAGCCGGGCCAGGCCACCATCGGCCTGCCGTTCGACGCGGCACTGCTGGCCGGCAGCACCGGCCCGTACGAACTGCGCGACCTGCAGCTGCTGGACCAGGGCCGCCTGGCGGTGCTGCAGCGCCAGCAACTGGCGCTGACGATGGCCGAGTCCGACGTGGCCAAGCTGGTGCCGCAGCGTAGCGCCGTGGCGCTGCCTTCCTCGGCACGGGTGAAGAAGGACGTGGACGCCGGCGCCGGCACGGGCGACGTCCAGTAA